A single genomic interval of Nonomuraea rubra harbors:
- a CDS encoding protein kinase domain-containing protein: MAEVRKLSGRYRLLNPLGAGSVRLAFDEAEHRDVAVRELRVPPELRDSALFEARRATGLRHPSVVRVLDVLVESGVPWLVMEFVSGVSLEQAVRSRRPLPIPQAARVGVCVLSALSAAHGAGIVHGRVDPGNVLLTATGRAVLSGFGAPSLSMLPSADLWSLAATLHFAVEGRPPGQVPAAGADPFRSLVRAMLHPSGPPPVEVVRETLDRLAVDRPLDAVVEASGPLPPARVAAIGLAVLDRLVTCGGFHGGVQPGNVLVDDSGQARLTPLPRSGTLPAYTAPEGAATLAADLWSLGATLFTAVEGSPPAPGAPLTRAGALAPVLFRLLSGDPAHRPTVDELRRELLAVAVERA; the protein is encoded by the coding sequence ATGGCTGAGGTCAGGAAGCTGAGCGGCCGCTACCGGCTGCTGAACCCGCTGGGCGCGGGGTCCGTGCGCCTGGCGTTCGACGAGGCGGAGCACCGTGACGTCGCGGTCAGGGAGCTGCGGGTGCCGCCTGAGCTGCGCGACTCCGCCCTGTTCGAGGCGCGCAGGGCCACCGGGTTGCGGCATCCGTCGGTGGTGCGGGTGCTGGACGTGCTGGTCGAGAGCGGCGTGCCGTGGCTGGTGATGGAGTTCGTCTCGGGAGTGTCGCTGGAGCAGGCCGTGCGTTCGCGCCGCCCGCTGCCGATCCCGCAGGCGGCCAGGGTCGGCGTCTGCGTCCTGTCGGCGCTGAGCGCCGCGCACGGGGCGGGGATCGTGCACGGCCGGGTCGATCCGGGCAACGTGCTGCTCACCGCGACGGGGCGGGCGGTGCTGTCCGGGTTCGGGGCGCCCAGCCTGAGCATGCTGCCCTCGGCCGACCTGTGGTCGCTGGCCGCCACGCTGCACTTCGCGGTCGAGGGCCGGCCGCCGGGTCAGGTGCCGGCCGCGGGCGCGGATCCGTTCAGGTCGCTGGTCAGGGCGATGTTGCATCCGTCGGGGCCGCCGCCGGTGGAGGTGGTGCGCGAGACGCTCGACCGGCTGGCGGTGGACCGGCCGCTGGACGCGGTGGTCGAGGCGTCGGGCCCGCTGCCGCCCGCCCGGGTGGCCGCGATCGGGCTGGCCGTGCTGGACCGGCTGGTGACGTGCGGCGGCTTCCACGGCGGGGTGCAGCCGGGGAACGTGCTCGTGGACGACTCCGGGCAGGCCCGGCTGACGCCGCTGCCGAGGTCGGGAACGCTCCCGGCCTACACGGCCCCGGAGGGCGCCGCGACCCTGGCCGCGGATCTGTGGTCGCTCGGCGCCACGCTCTTCACGGCCGTCGAGGGCTCACCGCCCGCGCCGGGAGCGCCGCTGACCAGGGCGGGAGCGCTGGCTCCCGTGCTGTTCAGGCTGCTGTCGGGCGACCCGGCGCACCGCCCCACCGTGGACGAGCTGCGCCGGGAGCTGCTCGCGGTCGCCGTCGAGCGAGCTTGA
- a CDS encoding DUF3817 domain-containing protein, translated as MESALKPFRVLAYVVGVMLLVLCVGMVLRYGLGEPSLSQTIAPIHGGLYMIYLIAVMNLGMKARWSWPYMAGIMLGGTVPFLSFYVERRVTQRVQAALAAAEA; from the coding sequence GTGGAATCGGCTCTCAAGCCCTTCCGGGTGCTCGCGTACGTGGTCGGGGTCATGCTGCTCGTGCTCTGCGTGGGCATGGTCCTGAGGTACGGCTTGGGTGAGCCGTCCCTGTCGCAGACGATCGCCCCCATCCACGGCGGGCTCTACATGATCTACCTGATCGCGGTCATGAACCTGGGCATGAAGGCGCGCTGGTCGTGGCCGTACATGGCGGGCATCATGCTCGGCGGCACGGTGCCGTTCCTGTCCTTCTACGTGGAGAGAAGGGTGACCCAGCGCGTGCAGGCCGCGCTGGCCGCGGCGGAGGCCTGA
- a CDS encoding SURF1 family protein, with translation MLRTLFSPRLMGLHLLTIGVLVAFILLGRWQLGVFQDSGKPRASTDPEPVAVATLARPGAQLDGESVGRRVTAEGVYEADRQLLVADRRADVDAPGGNVSRDHGYWVLTPIRLDDGTLMPVVRGWVAQAGDPGVAAVPEGRVTVSGRLRPQQGTDSVQRRAEGLPAGQVQTVSTGELVNLWTGQQVRTGYLVAQPPSGSLAQVKVAPPVVGGTLTWRNLAYAANWWIFAGFAVFMWFHFVRDAVRSDRDRGKSSPEMVLEG, from the coding sequence ATGCTCAGGACCCTGTTCTCGCCGCGCCTCATGGGGCTGCACCTGCTCACGATCGGGGTCCTCGTGGCGTTCATCCTGCTCGGCCGCTGGCAGCTCGGCGTCTTCCAGGACTCGGGCAAGCCGCGGGCCTCCACCGACCCCGAGCCCGTCGCGGTCGCCACGCTCGCCAGGCCCGGCGCCCAGCTCGACGGCGAGTCCGTCGGCCGCAGGGTCACGGCCGAGGGTGTCTACGAGGCGGACCGCCAGCTCCTGGTCGCCGACCGGCGGGCCGACGTCGACGCCCCCGGCGGCAACGTCTCGCGCGACCACGGCTACTGGGTGCTCACGCCGATCAGGCTCGACGACGGCACGCTCATGCCGGTCGTACGCGGCTGGGTGGCCCAGGCCGGCGACCCGGGCGTCGCGGCCGTGCCGGAGGGCCGGGTCACGGTGTCCGGGCGGCTGCGCCCGCAGCAGGGCACCGACAGCGTGCAGCGGCGCGCGGAGGGCCTGCCCGCCGGCCAGGTGCAGACGGTCTCCACGGGCGAGCTGGTCAACCTGTGGACCGGGCAGCAGGTCCGCACCGGCTACCTCGTCGCGCAGCCGCCCTCGGGCTCGCTGGCCCAGGTCAAGGTGGCTCCGCCGGTGGTCGGCGGCACGCTGACGTGGCGTAACCTGGCTTACGCCGCCAACTGGTGGATCTTCGCTGGATTCGCCGTCTTCATGTGGTTCCACTTCGTACGCGACGCCGTGCGGAGCGACCGGGATCGCGGCAAGTCGTCCCCTGAGATGGTTCTGGAAGGTTAA
- a CDS encoding flavin-containing monooxygenase → MGEPGIVIVGSGFAGICMAVNLKQAGHHDFVVLEKAAELGGTWRDNTYPGCACDVPSHMYSYSFELNPGWSRMFSPQEEIQAYLRACAAKYGITPHIRYGKHVVSMEYDDAARSWTVTTEDGDTLRPKAVVSAIGALHIPKFPEIAGREAFAGPAFHSAEWDHSADLTGKRVAVVGTGASAVQFVPQLARTARHVTVFQRTAPWLHPKPDFAFSPAARRLLRLPGAARTLRAGIYWALETRALGFAVDPCLMKAHERLALRHLRAQVPDPELRRALTPDYLIGCKRILVSSDYYPALTRPNVSLVTDAITEIREHSLVAGAEHQADAIVYGTGFKVTDALTEQRIVGRDGLKLQEAWRDGIEAYLGVTTSGFPNLFFLLGPNTGLGHNSVVFMIESQARYVVECLRLLSRTRARAVDVRPEAQREFNDRLRARLDPLVWNAGGCDSWYLDEHGVNRTIWPGFTFEYWARTRRVKPGAYELIY, encoded by the coding sequence GTGGGTGAGCCAGGGATCGTGATCGTCGGATCCGGATTCGCCGGGATCTGCATGGCCGTCAACCTCAAACAGGCCGGTCACCACGACTTCGTCGTCCTGGAGAAGGCCGCGGAGCTGGGCGGCACCTGGCGTGACAACACCTATCCAGGCTGCGCCTGCGACGTGCCGTCGCACATGTACTCGTACTCGTTCGAGCTGAACCCCGGCTGGTCGCGGATGTTCTCGCCGCAGGAGGAGATCCAGGCGTACCTGCGGGCCTGCGCCGCCAAGTACGGCATCACCCCGCACATCAGGTACGGCAAGCACGTCGTCTCCATGGAGTACGACGACGCCGCCAGATCCTGGACGGTCACCACGGAGGACGGCGACACCCTGCGCCCGAAGGCGGTGGTCTCCGCCATCGGCGCTCTCCACATCCCGAAATTTCCGGAAATAGCGGGGCGAGAGGCGTTCGCCGGCCCCGCCTTCCACTCCGCCGAATGGGACCACTCGGCGGATCTGACCGGCAAGCGCGTGGCCGTCGTCGGCACCGGCGCCTCCGCCGTCCAGTTCGTCCCCCAGCTCGCCCGCACCGCCCGCCACGTCACCGTCTTCCAGCGCACGGCCCCCTGGCTGCACCCCAAGCCGGACTTCGCCTTCTCCCCCGCCGCCCGGCGGCTGCTGCGCCTGCCCGGCGCGGCCAGGACCCTGCGCGCCGGCATCTACTGGGCCCTGGAGACCAGGGCGCTCGGCTTCGCCGTGGATCCCTGCCTGATGAAGGCCCACGAGCGGCTCGCGCTCCGGCACCTGCGCGCCCAGGTCCCCGACCCGGAGCTGCGCCGCGCGCTCACCCCCGACTACCTCATCGGCTGCAAGCGCATCCTCGTCTCCAGCGACTACTATCCGGCCCTGACCAGGCCGAACGTCTCGCTCGTGACCGACGCGATCACCGAGATCCGCGAGCACTCCCTCGTGGCGGGGGCAGAGCACCAGGCCGACGCGATCGTCTACGGCACCGGCTTCAAGGTGACCGACGCGCTCACCGAGCAGCGGATCGTCGGCAGGGACGGCCTGAAGCTCCAGGAGGCCTGGCGCGACGGCATCGAGGCCTACCTCGGCGTCACCACCTCCGGCTTCCCCAACCTGTTCTTCCTCCTCGGCCCCAACACCGGCCTCGGCCACAACTCGGTCGTCTTCATGATCGAATCGCAGGCGCGCTACGTCGTCGAGTGCCTGCGCCTGCTCTCCCGCACCCGGGCCAGGGCCGTGGACGTGCGGCCGGAGGCGCAGCGGGAGTTCAACGACCGGCTGCGGGCCCGGCTCGACCCCCTGGTCTGGAACGCAGGCGGCTGCGACTCCTGGTACCTGGACGAGCACGGGGTGAACCGGACGATCTGGCCGGGCTTCACCTTCGAGTACTGGGCGCGTACGCGGAGGGTGAAGCCCGGCGCCTACGAGCTCATCTACTAG
- a CDS encoding gamma-glutamyltransferase family protein, whose amino-acid sequence MRRAIIPAAAAVLVSLVPAPAALAQQAHTQAHNQKVPVAEGYGGAVATVDLDASRAAISVLKRGGNAMDAAVAAGAVLGVTEPYSAGLAGGGFMVYYDARRREVFTIDGRETAPRAMTATSLEGIPFEEGVTSGLSAGVPGTVANWDLALRRFGTISLRQALQPAIEVASKGFVVDQTFHDQTAANAGRFKDIASTAELYLPNGAPPPVGSVFRNPELADTYRELGRRGPGWLYGGQLGKEIVATVKNPPVTPGSTRNVRPGLMELSDLRDYRAIQRRPTKVSYNGLDVYGMAPPSSGGSTVGEALNILEALPQAGLHEYLEASRLAFADRGKYVGDIPGVPLRELLSDGFAKERACLVGGTAMPHPAAPGEPDGTYEGCAPPTGTATPVAQEGPETTHLVVADRWGNVIAYNLTIESTGGNGIVVPGRGVLLNNELTDFTFGPAPGDPNLPGPGKRPRSSMAPTLVFDDGRPVLAAGSPGGSTIITTVLQILLNRYELGMSLPDALAAPRATQRNTAQTQAEQGFLDLYRAELEAKGHSFVLNPEIGAATALEFLSRNRVQAVAEPSRRGGGSAMVVSPSR is encoded by the coding sequence ATGCGCCGTGCGATCATTCCCGCAGCAGCAGCAGTCCTCGTCTCGCTCGTGCCCGCGCCCGCCGCGCTCGCACAGCAGGCCCATACACAGGCCCATAACCAGAAGGTCCCCGTCGCCGAAGGGTACGGCGGCGCGGTGGCCACCGTCGACCTCGACGCCAGCAGGGCCGCCATCTCCGTGCTGAAGAGGGGCGGCAACGCCATGGACGCCGCGGTCGCGGCGGGCGCGGTGCTGGGCGTCACGGAGCCGTACTCGGCCGGGCTGGCCGGCGGCGGCTTCATGGTCTACTACGACGCCAGGCGGCGCGAGGTGTTCACGATCGACGGCCGCGAGACCGCCCCGCGCGCCATGACCGCCACCTCGCTGGAGGGCATCCCGTTCGAGGAGGGCGTCACCAGCGGCCTGTCGGCGGGCGTGCCGGGCACGGTCGCGAACTGGGACCTGGCCCTGCGCAGGTTCGGCACGATCTCCCTCAGGCAGGCGCTCCAGCCGGCGATCGAGGTGGCGTCCAAGGGCTTCGTCGTGGACCAGACGTTCCACGACCAGACCGCCGCGAACGCCGGCCGCTTCAAGGACATCGCCTCCACGGCCGAGCTCTACCTCCCGAACGGCGCCCCGCCGCCCGTCGGCTCCGTCTTCAGGAACCCCGAGCTCGCCGACACCTACCGCGAGCTGGGCAGGCGCGGCCCCGGCTGGCTGTACGGCGGCCAGCTCGGCAAGGAGATCGTGGCCACGGTCAAGAACCCGCCGGTCACCCCCGGCAGCACCCGCAACGTCCGGCCCGGCCTGATGGAGCTGTCCGACCTGCGCGACTACCGCGCCATCCAGCGCCGCCCCACCAAGGTCTCCTACAACGGCCTGGACGTGTACGGCATGGCCCCGCCCTCCTCCGGCGGCTCCACGGTCGGCGAGGCGCTGAACATCCTGGAGGCGCTGCCGCAGGCCGGCCTGCACGAGTACCTGGAGGCGTCCAGGCTGGCCTTCGCCGACCGCGGCAAGTACGTCGGCGACATCCCCGGCGTGCCGCTGCGCGAGCTGCTGTCCGACGGCTTCGCCAAGGAGCGGGCCTGCCTGGTCGGCGGCACCGCCATGCCGCATCCGGCCGCGCCGGGCGAGCCCGACGGCACGTACGAGGGCTGCGCTCCCCCCACGGGCACCGCCACCCCGGTCGCCCAGGAGGGCCCCGAGACCACGCACCTGGTAGTCGCCGACCGCTGGGGCAACGTGATCGCCTACAACCTGACCATCGAGTCCACCGGCGGCAACGGCATCGTGGTGCCGGGCCGCGGCGTCCTGCTCAACAACGAGCTGACCGACTTCACCTTCGGCCCCGCCCCCGGCGACCCGAACCTGCCGGGCCCCGGCAAGCGGCCGCGCTCGTCGATGGCACCGACGCTGGTGTTCGACGACGGCAGGCCGGTGCTGGCGGCCGGCTCGCCCGGTGGCTCCACGATCATCACGACCGTGCTGCAGATCCTGCTCAACCGGTACGAGCTCGGCATGAGCCTGCCCGACGCGCTCGCCGCGCCGCGCGCCACCCAGCGGAACACCGCGCAGACCCAGGCCGAGCAGGGGTTCCTGGACCTGTACCGCGCCGAGCTGGAGGCCAAGGGGCACAGCTTCGTGCTGAACCCGGAGATCGGGGCCGCCACGGCGCTGGAGTTCCTGAGCAGGAACCGGGTCCAGGCCGTGGCCGAGCCGTCACGCCGCGGCGGCGGCAGCGCGATGGTGGTCTCCCCTAGTAGATGA
- a CDS encoding sensor histidine kinase, which produces MRRKYGFDPYLALIVAAAQLVIAKGASWGQRLEREALDPYAYVLLLVGPLAVLLHRRYPLITTAAALAACDLFLIGGYAYGPTFISPGVLLVLLVLRGRRLMAWVMAGMTLLSFLTYAWMVGNRDLFHSVWILTSIMLLMVVAELVRNVRERRAERARVEEEEARRQASEERLTMAQELHDVLAHNISLIHVQASTALHLIDANPEQARSALATIKTASKEVLGEMRSVLNVLREGAPRSPTAGLDRLDELIERSGVDVTLKRVGSRPLPPQVERAAYRIVQESLTNAARHAPGAAVSVRLEYGEQELALRVTDSGSGTPGALSESGSGNGIPGMRERASALGGTLVAGPSGTGFEVEARLPLPEETS; this is translated from the coding sequence ATGCGCAGGAAGTACGGCTTCGACCCCTACCTCGCCCTGATCGTGGCCGCCGCCCAGCTGGTGATCGCCAAGGGCGCCTCCTGGGGGCAGCGGCTGGAACGCGAGGCGCTCGACCCGTACGCGTACGTGCTGCTGCTGGTCGGCCCGCTCGCGGTGCTGCTGCACCGCCGCTACCCGCTGATCACGACCGCCGCCGCGCTGGCCGCCTGCGACCTGTTCCTGATCGGCGGGTACGCCTACGGCCCCACCTTCATCAGCCCCGGCGTCCTGCTGGTCCTCCTGGTGCTGCGCGGCAGGAGGCTGATGGCCTGGGTGATGGCCGGGATGACGCTGCTGTCGTTCCTCACCTACGCCTGGATGGTCGGCAACCGCGACCTGTTCCACAGCGTGTGGATCCTGACCTCCATCATGCTGCTCATGGTCGTGGCCGAGCTGGTCAGGAACGTCAGGGAGCGCAGGGCCGAGCGGGCGCGGGTCGAGGAGGAGGAAGCCAGGCGGCAGGCCAGCGAGGAGCGGCTGACGATGGCGCAGGAGCTGCACGACGTCCTGGCGCACAACATCTCGCTCATCCACGTGCAGGCCTCGACCGCGCTGCACCTCATCGACGCCAACCCCGAGCAGGCCAGGAGCGCCCTGGCCACGATCAAGACGGCCTCCAAGGAGGTGCTCGGCGAGATGCGCTCGGTGCTGAACGTGCTGCGCGAGGGCGCGCCCCGCTCCCCCACGGCCGGGCTCGACCGGCTCGACGAGCTGATCGAGCGCTCGGGGGTGGACGTGACGCTCAAACGCGTCGGCTCCCGGCCGCTGCCCCCGCAGGTGGAGCGGGCGGCGTACCGGATCGTCCAGGAGTCGCTCACGAACGCGGCCAGGCACGCGCCCGGGGCGGCGGTGAGCGTCCGGCTGGAGTACGGCGAGCAGGAGCTGGCCCTGCGCGTCACCGACTCCGGCTCCGGCACCCCTGGCGCGCTGTCCGAGTCGGGCAGCGGCAACGGCATCCCCGGCATGCGCGAGCGGGCTTCCGCGCTTGGCGGCACGCTGGTCGCCGGCCCTTCCGGCACCGGCTTCGAGGTCGAGGCCCGGCTGCCCCTACCCGAGGAGACGTCATGA
- a CDS encoding response regulator codes for MIKVLLADDQALVRAGFKALLDAQPDMTVVAEASDGAQAVRLAGEHQPDVVLMDIRMPGTDGLTATRQMPPGPHIIILTTFELDEYVFEALRGGASGFLVKDTEPAELIQAVRVVAAGEALLSPSVTRRLIAEYASRAKEPVAADGLDQLTEREREVLALVGTGMTNDEIAAKLFMSPATAKTHVSRAMMKLHARDRAQLVVIAYESGLVKPGWL; via the coding sequence ATGATCAAGGTTCTGCTGGCGGACGACCAGGCGCTGGTCCGCGCGGGCTTCAAGGCGCTGCTCGACGCCCAGCCTGACATGACCGTGGTGGCCGAGGCGTCCGACGGCGCGCAGGCCGTCCGGCTGGCGGGCGAGCACCAGCCGGACGTCGTGCTCATGGACATCCGCATGCCGGGCACCGACGGCCTGACCGCCACCCGCCAGATGCCGCCGGGGCCGCACATCATCATCCTGACGACGTTCGAGCTGGACGAGTACGTCTTCGAGGCGCTGCGCGGCGGCGCCAGCGGCTTCCTGGTCAAGGACACCGAGCCCGCCGAGCTGATCCAGGCGGTGCGCGTGGTGGCGGCCGGCGAGGCGCTGCTGTCGCCCAGCGTGACCCGCCGGCTGATCGCCGAGTACGCCTCCCGCGCCAAGGAGCCGGTCGCCGCCGACGGCCTCGACCAGCTCACCGAGCGCGAACGCGAGGTGCTCGCCCTGGTCGGCACCGGGATGACGAACGACGAGATCGCGGCCAAGCTGTTCATGTCCCCGGCGACGGCGAAGACGCACGTGAGCCGGGCCATGATGAAGCTGCACGCCCGCGACCGCGCCCAGCTCGTCGTCATCGCCTACGAGTCGGGCCTGGTCAAGCCCGGCTGGTTGTGA
- a CDS encoding FAD-dependent monooxygenase → MEDVLIVGAGPVGLMLACELSLAGVRPVVLEKRDGPSELPKANGLGGQIVDVLDHRGLLERFSAGSPFSGRAAGFPFAGVPLSFEGIDDLPLRLLLIQQPRLERLLAERARELGVEIRRGREVTSLAQDEEGVTLGVGDTHLRARYAVGCDGARSRVREWAGIAFPGTTDEEGLIVGHFKADIKVFESLESDGLQPGWNRTPQGRVLLTSLQDGVLIAGVREPAALPDGPVTLDGFRAAVRRVLGRDVPLGEPIWLSSTVAQARLAERYRAGRVFVAGDAAHLFPAGGSALNVGMTDAVNLAWKLAGVLRGRVPETLLDTYDAERRPIGARTLMQTRAQAAIDRVEGEDGLALRELLGEVFAFPGPARHLGLLLQDSGLGYGPAEDPLVGRFVPDLELDGGGRVAELMRAARPVLLDLGGGAEVAGDWIDVVRARCDDPPADALLIRPDGYVAWAGTDGLAEAAEEWFGAGLTTSRA, encoded by the coding sequence ATGGAAGATGTGCTGATCGTGGGGGCGGGACCCGTCGGGCTGATGCTCGCGTGCGAGCTGAGCCTGGCCGGCGTGCGCCCCGTCGTGCTGGAGAAGAGGGACGGGCCGAGCGAGCTGCCCAAGGCCAACGGGCTGGGCGGGCAGATCGTCGATGTGCTCGACCACCGGGGGCTGCTGGAGCGCTTCAGCGCCGGCAGCCCGTTCTCGGGACGGGCCGCCGGCTTCCCGTTCGCCGGGGTGCCGCTGAGCTTCGAGGGGATCGACGACCTGCCGCTGCGCTTGCTGCTCATCCAGCAGCCCCGGCTGGAGCGGCTGCTGGCCGAGCGGGCGCGCGAGCTCGGCGTCGAGATCAGGCGCGGCCGCGAGGTGACCTCGCTGGCCCAGGACGAGGAGGGGGTTACGCTCGGCGTCGGGGACACGCACCTCCGCGCCCGGTACGCCGTCGGCTGCGACGGCGCCCGCAGCCGCGTACGGGAGTGGGCCGGGATCGCCTTCCCCGGCACCACGGACGAGGAGGGGCTGATCGTCGGCCACTTCAAGGCCGATATCAAGGTCTTCGAGAGCCTGGAGTCGGACGGCCTGCAGCCGGGCTGGAACCGCACGCCGCAGGGCCGTGTCCTGCTCACCTCGCTGCAGGACGGCGTGCTCATCGCCGGCGTGCGCGAGCCGGCCGCGCTGCCCGACGGCCCCGTCACCCTGGACGGCTTCCGCGCGGCCGTGCGCCGCGTGCTGGGCAGGGACGTCCCGCTCGGCGAGCCGATCTGGCTGTCGAGCACGGTCGCCCAGGCCCGGCTGGCCGAGCGGTACCGGGCCGGGCGGGTGTTCGTGGCCGGGGACGCCGCCCACCTGTTCCCGGCGGGCGGGTCGGCGCTGAACGTGGGCATGACGGACGCGGTCAACCTCGCCTGGAAGCTGGCCGGCGTGCTGCGGGGGCGCGTGCCGGAGACGCTGCTCGACACGTACGACGCCGAGCGGCGGCCGATCGGGGCCCGCACGCTCATGCAGACGCGCGCGCAGGCGGCGATCGACCGGGTGGAGGGCGAGGACGGGCTGGCGCTGCGCGAGCTGCTCGGCGAGGTGTTCGCCTTCCCGGGGCCGGCCCGGCACCTGGGCCTGCTGCTGCAGGACTCCGGGCTCGGCTACGGGCCGGCGGAGGACCCCCTGGTCGGCCGGTTCGTGCCCGATCTGGAGCTGGACGGCGGCGGCCGGGTGGCCGAGCTGATGCGCGCGGCCAGGCCCGTGCTGCTCGACCTCGGCGGCGGCGCGGAGGTCGCGGGCGACTGGATCGACGTGGTGCGCGCCCGCTGCGACGACCCGCCCGCCGACGCGCTGCTGATCCGCCCCGACGGCTACGTGGCCTGGGCGGGCACCGACGGGCTGGCCGAGGCGGCCGAGGAGTGGTTCGGCGCGGGCCTCACAACCAGCCGGGCTTGA
- a CDS encoding helix-turn-helix domain-containing protein → MDVRELTERIRANDPAMGLRAVGALHRLAEQVEAVSVALAREQGWTWEQIGDALGMSRQSVHAKYGK, encoded by the coding sequence GTGGACGTTAGAGAGCTGACCGAGCGGATCCGCGCCAACGACCCCGCGATGGGGCTGCGCGCGGTCGGGGCGCTGCACCGGCTGGCCGAGCAGGTCGAGGCGGTGTCCGTGGCGCTGGCCAGGGAGCAGGGCTGGACCTGGGAGCAGATCGGCGACGCGCTCGGCATGTCGCGGCAGTCGGTGCACGCCAAGTACGGGAAATGA
- a CDS encoding Clp protease N-terminal domain-containing protein, which produces MRGLTMFGRQKSPVTVIVKAAFEEARLRGDRRLGTEHMLLGLLHHEESARALGVDLAAARAALEELDRAALRMLGLEVGELPDTPRKHPAVPATALTSSARAVLNDAIKATKAKTRDAEAPRHLVLNLLAQKRPDPVAQLIDQLGIDRAAVRHRIA; this is translated from the coding sequence ATGAGGGGGCTGACGATGTTCGGCAGGCAGAAGAGCCCGGTCACGGTGATCGTCAAGGCCGCGTTCGAGGAGGCCAGGCTGCGCGGCGACCGGCGGCTGGGCACCGAGCACATGCTGCTCGGCCTCCTGCACCACGAGGAGTCCGCCCGGGCGCTCGGCGTCGATCTGGCCGCCGCCCGCGCGGCGCTGGAGGAGCTCGACCGGGCCGCGCTGCGCATGCTGGGGCTGGAGGTGGGCGAGCTGCCCGACACGCCGCGCAAGCACCCCGCGGTCCCCGCCACCGCGCTCACCTCCAGCGCCAGGGCCGTGCTCAACGACGCCATCAAGGCCACGAAGGCGAAGACCAGGGACGCCGAGGCGCCCCGGCACCTGGTGCTCAACCTGCTGGCGCAGAAGCGGCCCGACCCCGTCGCGCAGCTCATCGACCAGCTCGGCATCGACCGCGCCGCCGTGCGCCACCGCATCGCCTGA
- a CDS encoding class I SAM-dependent methyltransferase has translation MRRTYDDLVREADTVSVAGWDFSWLDGRASEERPSWGYSRLLGERMARARAALDIQTGGGEILAGLPALPPMTVATESWPPNLRLAASRLRPRGAWVVHDDEEPRLPFAGGVFDLVSSRHPVTTWWAEIARVLRPGGAYFSQQVGPWSVYELSEYFLGPHEGGHRDPEHARAEAESAGLEVVDLRSERLRMEFRDIGAVIYFLRKVIWIVPGFSVERFSGKLRSLHERIEAEGPFVAHSARFLIEARKPDGQTA, from the coding sequence ATGCGGCGCACCTACGACGACCTCGTACGCGAGGCCGACACCGTCTCGGTGGCCGGCTGGGACTTCTCCTGGCTCGACGGCCGGGCCAGCGAGGAACGGCCGTCCTGGGGCTACTCCCGGCTCCTGGGAGAGCGCATGGCGCGGGCGCGGGCCGCGCTCGACATCCAGACCGGCGGCGGCGAGATCCTCGCCGGCCTGCCCGCACTGCCCCCGATGACCGTGGCCACCGAGTCGTGGCCGCCCAACCTGCGGCTGGCCGCCTCCCGGCTGCGCCCGCGCGGCGCGTGGGTGGTGCACGACGACGAGGAGCCGCGCCTGCCGTTCGCCGGCGGCGTCTTCGACCTGGTGAGCAGCCGCCATCCCGTGACGACGTGGTGGGCGGAGATCGCCCGCGTGCTGCGGCCCGGCGGCGCCTACTTCTCGCAGCAGGTCGGCCCGTGGAGCGTGTACGAGCTGTCCGAGTACTTCCTCGGCCCGCACGAGGGCGGCCACCGCGACCCGGAGCACGCCAGGGCCGAGGCCGAGTCCGCCGGGCTGGAGGTCGTGGACCTGCGGTCCGAGCGGCTGCGGATGGAGTTCCGCGACATCGGGGCGGTGATCTACTTCCTGCGGAAGGTGATCTGGATCGTGCCGGGGTTCTCGGTCGAGCGTTTCTCCGGCAAGCTGCGCTCGTTGCACGAGCGGATCGAGGCCGAGGGGCCGTTCGTGGCCCACTCCGCCCGGTTCCTGATCGAGGCGAGGAAACCCGATGGCCAGACTGCATGA
- a CDS encoding VOC family protein gives MARLHDVVFDCRHPASLARFWAAALDGYAVAPYDEAELARLREHGVEDPEDDPTVLVEGGPVRLWFQRVPERKIVKNRVHLDLRADDLDSEIDRLVELGAELQETHDDWVVLTDPEGNEFCVA, from the coding sequence ATGGCCAGACTGCATGACGTGGTGTTCGACTGCCGGCATCCGGCCTCGCTGGCCCGGTTCTGGGCGGCGGCGCTCGACGGGTACGCGGTGGCGCCGTACGACGAGGCCGAGCTGGCCCGGCTGCGCGAGCACGGCGTCGAGGACCCCGAGGACGACCCGACCGTGCTCGTCGAGGGCGGCCCCGTGCGGCTGTGGTTCCAGCGGGTGCCGGAACGCAAGATCGTCAAGAACCGGGTGCACCTCGACCTCCGGGCCGACGACCTCGACTCGGAGATCGACCGATTGGTGGAGCTGGGGGCCGAGCTCCAGGAGACGCACGACGACTGGGTTGTACTGACCGACCCCGAGGGCAACGAGTTCTGCGTGGCCTGA